A stretch of the Amycolatopsis sp. BJA-103 genome encodes the following:
- a CDS encoding TauD/TfdA family dioxygenase, protein MTAELAANLGHIEGNDHTKLTVYAAIGLDWVRAHREVLQDRLREDGAILLRGMPADLAVFNQVTEEIGGSLLTYTERSTPRSAVSGNIYTSTEYPPGESIPMHNENSYSANWPDRLFFLCDTAAETGGATPIADSRAMYRLLPADLRERFAGGVTYTRAFREGLGLTWQEAFQTDDRQAVEDYCTGNGQTYEWTDEGLRTRHVRPSFVTEPHTGATVWFNQANLFHVSSLGEEVSEALLDLYPEEDLPRNASFADGSPIPQADLATIKATYDEVSYAFPWQPGDIMVINNMLMAHGREPFTGKRRTLVAMT, encoded by the coding sequence ATGACCGCCGAACTCGCGGCGAACCTCGGTCACATCGAGGGCAACGACCACACGAAGCTCACCGTGTACGCGGCCATAGGCCTGGACTGGGTACGCGCGCACCGCGAAGTGCTGCAGGACCGGCTGCGCGAGGACGGCGCGATCCTGCTGCGCGGGATGCCTGCCGACCTGGCGGTGTTCAACCAGGTCACCGAGGAGATCGGCGGCTCGCTGCTGACCTACACGGAACGGTCGACGCCGCGGTCGGCGGTCTCGGGCAACATCTACACCTCGACGGAGTACCCGCCGGGTGAGTCGATCCCGATGCACAACGAGAACTCGTACTCGGCGAACTGGCCGGACCGCCTGTTCTTCCTGTGCGACACGGCGGCCGAAACCGGCGGCGCGACGCCGATCGCGGACAGCCGGGCGATGTACCGCCTGCTGCCTGCGGACCTGCGCGAGCGGTTCGCCGGCGGCGTCACCTACACGCGGGCGTTCCGCGAAGGTCTCGGGCTGACCTGGCAGGAGGCGTTCCAGACCGACGACCGCCAGGCGGTGGAGGACTACTGCACCGGCAACGGGCAGACCTACGAGTGGACCGACGAGGGCCTGCGCACGCGGCACGTGCGTCCGTCCTTCGTCACGGAACCGCACACCGGCGCGACGGTGTGGTTCAACCAGGCCAACCTGTTCCACGTCTCGAGCCTGGGGGAAGAGGTCAGCGAGGCGCTGCTGGACCTGTACCCCGAGGAGGACCTGCCCCGCAACGCGTCCTTCGCCGACGGCTCGCCGATCCCGCAGGCGGACCTGGCCACGATCAAGGCGACGTACGACGAGGTCAGCTATGCGTTCCCGTGGCAACCGGGCGACATCATGGTGATCAACAACATGCTGATGGCCCACGGCCGCGAGCCGTTCACGGGCAAGCGGCGGACCCTGGTCGCGATGACGTGA
- a CDS encoding ATP-grasp domain-containing protein: protein MNTVFVVRETAGQWIADVVAAVRATGLGVELVTQPLEPAEQAQLTELVDGFVVVDDVRDAESVAEAIRARTERPAGVVTAAEGIIANVARAAELLGVARCPASVFTVTHNKFAVRRALAAAGLPGPRCALISAESEAASVASAVGLPAIVKPVNGAASNLVRTVSTVDELAAAYRLLAERLPLSEDARYHRLIGGGPSPIDPVKVFLVEGLLRGPEYAVDVLVRDGVAEPVAVVEKPLIDDRKFELGMVCPPLELSEKDSERLFAAAAAAALALGLDNTCAHVELIDDAELGPAIVEVNAGRPAGGAQPVLLKLATGIDVIAEAVSLALGTPPPARGAGLPVPVGYLIFYAEGTGRLVRVEGTDEVADLPEVLEVVTIVRPGQLLTDDQEIYAVNVLAAGFADTEDLAALHAEAAKLIRFELEES from the coding sequence GTGAACACCGTGTTCGTGGTCCGGGAGACCGCCGGGCAGTGGATCGCCGACGTCGTGGCCGCCGTGCGCGCGACCGGGCTGGGGGTCGAGCTGGTCACCCAGCCTCTGGAACCGGCCGAGCAGGCACAGCTGACGGAACTGGTGGACGGCTTCGTCGTCGTCGACGACGTCCGTGACGCCGAATCCGTGGCCGAGGCGATCCGGGCGCGGACCGAGCGTCCGGCCGGGGTGGTGACCGCCGCCGAGGGGATCATCGCGAACGTCGCCCGCGCGGCCGAGCTGCTCGGCGTGGCACGCTGCCCGGCGTCGGTGTTCACCGTGACGCACAACAAGTTCGCGGTCCGGCGGGCGCTGGCCGCGGCCGGGTTGCCAGGGCCGCGCTGCGCACTGATCTCCGCCGAGTCCGAGGCTGCGTCGGTGGCTTCGGCGGTCGGGCTCCCGGCGATCGTCAAGCCGGTGAACGGCGCGGCGAGCAATCTCGTGCGCACGGTGTCCACTGTGGACGAACTGGCGGCGGCGTACCGGCTGCTGGCCGAGCGGTTGCCACTGTCGGAGGACGCCCGGTACCACCGGCTCATCGGTGGCGGCCCGTCGCCGATCGACCCGGTGAAGGTGTTCCTCGTGGAAGGCCTGCTGCGTGGCCCGGAGTACGCGGTCGACGTCCTGGTGCGCGACGGCGTCGCGGAACCGGTGGCCGTGGTCGAAAAGCCGCTCATCGACGACCGTAAGTTCGAGCTGGGCATGGTCTGCCCACCGCTCGAACTGTCCGAAAAGGACAGCGAACGGCTGTTCGCGGCGGCGGCGGCCGCCGCGCTCGCGCTGGGCCTGGACAACACCTGCGCGCACGTGGAGCTGATCGACGACGCCGAGCTGGGCCCGGCGATCGTCGAGGTGAACGCGGGCCGCCCGGCAGGCGGCGCCCAGCCGGTGCTGCTGAAGCTCGCGACCGGCATCGACGTCATCGCCGAGGCCGTGTCGCTGGCACTGGGCACGCCGCCGCCCGCGCGAGGTGCGGGCCTGCCGGTGCCGGTGGGCTACCTGATCTTCTACGCCGAGGGCACCGGGCGGCTGGTCCGCGTCGAGGGCACCGACGAGGTCGCCGACCTGCCCGAGGTCCTGGAGGTCGTCACGATCGTGCGCCCCGGCCAACTGCTCACCGACGACCAGGAGATCTACGCGGTGAACGTGCTCGCCGCGGGGTTCGCCGACACCGAAGACCTCGCCGCGCTGCACGCCGAGGCCGCCAAGCTGATCCGTTTCGAACTGGAGGAATCATGA
- a CDS encoding ATP-grasp domain-containing protein — protein sequence MSTAVLVREARGHWVGEVAPSMRAAGHRVVLLAPPMDAAERATLAGVVDDVIALDDVHDAEAVAAKVREIGGGALAGIFTGSDGAIASTTRAAELLGVARCPASVFALCANKFAVREALAAAGLPGPAHALISSAAEAASVASAVGLPAIVKPVNGAGSNLVRAVSTVDELAAAYELLAARLPESADPRYHRRLGTLDPSKTFLVEGFLRGPEYAVDVLVRDGVAEPVEILDKPLIDERKFELALSCPPAGLTADRAGLVTAAAVAAVRALGLDNTCAHVELIDDVDRGPTIVEVNAGRPAGSIMPLLAKLRTGIDVFAELAALAVGAPPPVREPAKLPIPLGMLILYAAGSGRLTRIGGLDEIAELPEVIDVVTTVSPGQVLTDEQETYAVNLVVAGFADHDDLAALHAEASKLVQLELEDV from the coding sequence ATGAGCACGGCAGTGCTGGTCAGGGAGGCCCGCGGGCACTGGGTCGGTGAGGTCGCGCCGTCGATGCGGGCGGCCGGGCACCGCGTGGTGCTGCTCGCCCCGCCGATGGACGCGGCCGAGCGGGCCACGCTGGCCGGAGTGGTGGACGACGTCATCGCGCTCGACGACGTCCACGACGCGGAAGCCGTCGCGGCGAAGGTCCGGGAGATCGGCGGCGGCGCGCTGGCCGGCATCTTCACCGGTTCGGACGGCGCCATCGCGAGCACCACCCGCGCCGCGGAGCTGCTCGGGGTGGCACGCTGCCCGGCGTCGGTGTTCGCCTTGTGCGCGAACAAGTTCGCCGTTCGGGAGGCCCTCGCCGCGGCGGGACTGCCCGGGCCCGCCCACGCCCTGATCTCGTCGGCCGCCGAGGCGGCGTCGGTCGCTTCGGCGGTCGGGCTCCCGGCGATCGTCAAGCCGGTCAACGGGGCGGGCAGCAACCTCGTCCGCGCCGTGTCCACTGTGGACGAACTGGCGGCCGCGTACGAGCTGCTGGCCGCGCGACTGCCCGAGTCCGCGGATCCGCGCTACCACCGTCGACTGGGAACCCTGGACCCTTCAAAGACGTTTCTCGTCGAAGGTTTCCTGCGTGGCCCGGAGTACGCGGTGGACGTGCTGGTCCGCGATGGAGTGGCCGAGCCGGTCGAGATCCTCGACAAGCCGCTGATCGACGAGCGGAAGTTCGAGCTGGCGCTGTCGTGCCCGCCCGCCGGGCTCACCGCCGACCGGGCCGGACTGGTCACCGCGGCGGCGGTCGCCGCCGTCCGCGCGCTGGGTCTCGACAACACCTGTGCCCACGTCGAGCTGATCGACGACGTCGACCGCGGCCCGACGATCGTCGAGGTCAACGCGGGCAGGCCTGCCGGGTCGATCATGCCGCTGCTGGCGAAGCTGCGCACCGGCATCGACGTGTTCGCCGAGCTGGCGGCGCTCGCGGTGGGCGCTCCGCCGCCGGTACGGGAACCCGCGAAACTGCCGATCCCGCTGGGCATGCTGATCCTCTACGCGGCCGGTTCGGGCCGGTTGACGAGGATCGGCGGACTCGACGAGATCGCCGAGCTTCCCGAGGTGATCGACGTCGTCACCACCGTCTCGCCGGGGCAGGTGCTCACCGACGAACAGGAGACCTACGCGGTCAACCTCGTCGTGGCGGGGTTCGCCGATCACGACGACCTCGCCGCCCTGCATGCGGAGGCGAGCAAGCTCGTCCAGCTGGAACTGGAGGACGTGTGA